Proteins encoded in a region of the Gemmatimonadaceae bacterium genome:
- a CDS encoding serine hydrolase domain-containing protein yields the protein MIPRRLLLLGLIAPSLLSAQQAPARDQWSSVRDTIHALMTRANVPSVAVAVARGHKIIWEEGFGWADRERMIRATPNTMYSLASISKPMTATGLLTLVERGKIDLDKPANDYLGVGKLTGLAGDASGATVRRVMSHTAGLPLHYQFYYANQTYPVVSNDETIARYGILVNPPGEVYEYSNLGYGIVDQIISRSSGQDYADFMRVNVFVPLGLTHTSVGIAPGLEAYAAQRYDFKQRAIPFYDFDHRGASAIFSSAHDLVRFGMFHLKDHLADQRAILKDSTLTAMEQPVAPANYGLGWIIDERGGLKVVSHTGGMPGVQTGLTLYPAEDVAIVVLINAVADAPKVTREIERIVLPKYAEAARLAQTPPPAKVAFQPPNELVGEWSGTIRTWDRSIPLTVAIRPDGDVHVHVEGQLEALLNDAKWEKNELTGRFAGTIPTSDASRWPHEIVLSLRLRNGALSGMAAAVTTTDPVYFALTSYASLTKKVAAK from the coding sequence ATGATCCCGCGACGTCTTCTGCTCCTCGGCCTCATTGCACCGAGCCTTCTCAGTGCGCAGCAAGCTCCCGCTCGCGACCAATGGAGCTCAGTCCGCGACACGATCCATGCGCTCATGACGCGCGCGAACGTGCCTTCCGTCGCCGTCGCCGTCGCGCGTGGGCACAAGATCATCTGGGAGGAAGGATTCGGCTGGGCCGATCGCGAGCGAATGATTCGCGCGACGCCGAACACCATGTATTCGCTCGCGTCGATCTCGAAGCCGATGACAGCGACCGGGCTGTTGACGCTCGTCGAGCGCGGCAAGATCGATCTCGACAAGCCCGCGAACGACTATCTCGGCGTCGGCAAGCTCACCGGACTCGCCGGCGACGCGAGCGGCGCAACCGTGCGGCGCGTCATGAGTCACACCGCCGGACTTCCGCTGCACTACCAGTTCTACTACGCAAACCAGACGTATCCGGTCGTCTCCAATGACGAGACGATCGCACGCTATGGGATTCTCGTGAATCCCCCCGGCGAGGTGTATGAATACTCGAATCTCGGCTACGGAATCGTCGACCAGATCATCTCACGCAGCTCGGGTCAAGACTACGCCGACTTCATGCGCGTGAACGTGTTCGTGCCTCTCGGACTGACCCACACGAGCGTCGGGATTGCGCCGGGTCTCGAGGCGTACGCCGCCCAGCGCTACGATTTCAAGCAGAGGGCGATTCCCTTCTACGACTTCGATCACCGCGGCGCGTCGGCGATTTTCTCCAGCGCGCACGATCTCGTTCGCTTCGGGATGTTCCATCTGAAGGATCATCTCGCCGACCAGCGCGCGATCCTCAAGGACTCGACGCTCACGGCAATGGAGCAACCCGTCGCGCCGGCGAACTACGGCCTGGGGTGGATCATCGACGAACGCGGTGGACTAAAGGTCGTGTCTCACACCGGCGGCATGCCAGGAGTACAGACGGGCCTCACGCTCTATCCCGCCGAGGACGTGGCAATCGTCGTGCTGATCAACGCCGTCGCCGACGCGCCAAAGGTCACGCGCGAGATCGAGCGCATCGTACTCCCGAAGTACGCCGAGGCAGCGCGATTGGCGCAGACGCCGCCACCGGCGAAGGTGGCGTTCCAGCCACCTAACGAACTTGTCGGCGAGTGGTCCGGAACGATTCGGACGTGGGATCGCTCGATTCCGCTCACGGTCGCGATCAGACCAGACGGCGACGTGCACGTGCACGTCGAGGGTCAGCTCGAGGCGCTGCTGAACGATGCCAAGTGGGAGAAGAACGAGCTCACGGGTCGCTTCGCCGGCACGATCCCGACGAGCGACGCGAGCCGATGGCCGCACGAGATCGTACTGAGTCTGCGCCTGCGCAACGGAGCGTTGAGCGGCATGGCAGCTGCCGTGACGACGACGGATCCGGTGTATTTCGCGCTCACCTCGTATGCATCGCTGACGAAGAAGGTGGCGGCGAAGTGA
- a CDS encoding DUF2214 family protein, which produces MLRLLLAALHLIALGIGLGAVWARGNALSRPLDRAAMVRAFRADTWWGTAAVLWIVTGLWRLLAGTEKATSYYIHNDAFFTKMTFLVIILLLEAGPMITLIRWRQIAGRGTSAWNPNPAAARRIARVSYIEAALVIAMVFAAVAMARGYGSRG; this is translated from the coding sequence ATGCTGCGCCTCCTTCTAGCAGCACTCCATCTCATCGCACTCGGCATTGGCTTGGGTGCCGTCTGGGCTCGCGGCAATGCGCTGAGCCGGCCGCTCGATCGTGCGGCGATGGTGCGCGCCTTTCGCGCCGACACCTGGTGGGGCACCGCCGCGGTGCTCTGGATTGTCACGGGACTCTGGCGACTCCTCGCCGGCACCGAGAAGGCGACGAGTTACTACATCCACAACGACGCCTTCTTCACGAAGATGACGTTTCTTGTCATCATCCTCCTGCTCGAGGCCGGGCCGATGATCACGCTGATTCGCTGGCGTCAGATCGCCGGCCGCGGGACGTCGGCGTGGAATCCCAACCCCGCCGCGGCGCGCCGGATCGCACGCGTCAGCTACATCGAGGCGGCGCTGGTCATCGCGATGGTGTTCGCGGCCGTTGCCATGGCGCGAGGGTACGGCTCGAGGGGATAA
- a CDS encoding amidohydrolase family protein: MSRSVLVFAICFAALLSRAVAAQAPVDSALVTYIASIRAIDNHAHPMRPVQPGEPADSEFDALPLDGIPPFPLPWRLRLENPEWRAAESSLFDIPNTGSDESFRSTLHSRRAEELRARGENYPSWVLDRAGIDVMLANRVAVGPGLTPPRFRWVAFDDALMLPLDPRGEAARTPDTRTLYPKEQTLLRRYLRGLHLTKLPATLDTYVANVLRPTIVRQHREGAIAVKFEAAYLRPLDFGDANVADARRIYARYISAGVPTHAEYKTLQDYLFKEIAREAGRQGMPVHIHTLDTFGGFYSARGSAPHQLEPTFNDSTLRGTSFVMIHGGWPLYAQTQSMLSKPNVYADISMMVLVAEPRELANTLRSWLTAWPEKVLFGTDAFDGGPDQGWEEGVWLGASTARRALAMALTGMMRDGEIDRPRAEALARMVLRENAAKLYGTSLASR; the protein is encoded by the coding sequence ATGTCGCGGTCCGTGCTCGTCTTTGCCATTTGCTTTGCGGCGTTGCTCTCGAGGGCTGTTGCCGCGCAAGCACCAGTCGATTCGGCGCTCGTTACGTACATCGCCTCGATCCGGGCGATCGACAACCACGCGCATCCGATGCGGCCCGTGCAACCGGGGGAGCCGGCCGACAGCGAATTCGACGCCCTTCCGCTGGACGGCATTCCGCCCTTCCCGCTGCCGTGGCGCTTGCGCCTCGAGAATCCGGAGTGGCGCGCCGCCGAGTCGTCGCTGTTCGATATTCCGAACACCGGCTCGGACGAGTCGTTTCGGTCGACGCTCCATTCGCGCCGCGCTGAGGAGCTTCGCGCGCGAGGCGAGAACTATCCGTCGTGGGTGCTGGACCGCGCGGGCATCGACGTCATGCTCGCCAATCGCGTTGCAGTCGGACCGGGCCTAACGCCGCCGCGCTTTCGTTGGGTCGCCTTCGACGATGCACTCATGCTGCCGCTGGACCCGCGGGGTGAGGCCGCACGCACGCCGGATACGCGCACTCTCTATCCGAAAGAGCAAACCTTGCTGAGGCGATATCTCCGCGGGCTGCATCTCACGAAGCTGCCGGCGACTCTCGACACCTACGTCGCCAACGTGCTTCGTCCCACGATCGTGCGGCAACATCGCGAGGGCGCCATCGCCGTGAAATTCGAAGCGGCATACTTGCGCCCGCTCGACTTCGGAGACGCAAACGTCGCCGATGCACGCCGCATCTACGCACGCTACATCTCCGCTGGCGTGCCGACGCACGCGGAGTACAAGACGCTCCAGGACTATCTTTTCAAGGAGATCGCACGTGAAGCGGGACGGCAAGGCATGCCCGTGCACATCCACACGCTCGACACCTTTGGCGGGTTCTACAGCGCGCGCGGAAGCGCGCCGCACCAGCTCGAACCAACATTCAACGATTCCACCCTGCGCGGCACGTCGTTCGTCATGATCCACGGTGGATGGCCGTTGTACGCACAGACGCAGTCCATGCTGTCGAAGCCTAACGTGTACGCCGACATTTCGATGATGGTTCTCGTCGCCGAACCCCGCGAGCTTGCGAATACGTTGCGCTCATGGTTGACGGCGTGGCCGGAGAAGGTGCTCTTTGGAACGGACGCGTTCGACGGCGGCCCGGATCAGGGCTGGGAAGAGGGCGTGTGGCTAGGCGCGTCCACGGCGCGGCGTGCGCTGGCGATGGCGCTCACCGGGATGATGCGCGACGGAGAGATCGATCGCCCTCGCGCCGAAGCACTCGCGCGCATGGTACTGCGTGAGAATGCAGCGAAGTTATATGGTACGTCCCTCGCGAGCCGCTGA
- a CDS encoding M1 family metallopeptidase, whose product MRSPRAALLLFPLFLTSPSALRGQMPQGAAAVADTSPFRALTLPSPNEYRSGSGRPGPRYWQQRVDYRITATLDPARNEVRGSETIHYTNNSPDALPYIWVYLEQNICAPNSITNLLNQPPLVFLGSSFDFSCQGFNGGLMLDSGSARGAVFGTTMRIDLATRLAAGASTDLRFAWHFGVPAQGGGRMGHDGPLYEIAQWYPRVAVYDDVRGWNHEPYIGAGEFYLEYGRFDVALTLPASYIVAATGRLANPEQVLTSTQRSRLTSARRSKKPVAIITREEAGRADRTRPTTQGSLTWHFTADSVRDFAFAAGPDFRWDATSYDGILIETLYRPTADKWEEAIRMAHDAIKYFSDQWYRYPYSHATTVEGPIEGMEYPMLTFVPNSPTREDQQWALSHEFGHEWFPMIVGSNERLYPWMDEGFNTFIDLAGAAKYFAGTPYGDSIEVHPLHLYGDHAQPGNEQPLIEKPVEVRDLFWGGYQKPALMMQLLRYEVLGKDRFDAAFREYIRTWAFKHPTPTDFFHLMRDESGMELDWFWRDWIFTTSRLDQGVDSVSNGVIHLANRGTMVMPAELAITFADGTRSTVRLPVEMWNLGSRFDYRVPERKPVRRVEVDPRHALPDVDRSNNVWPRS is encoded by the coding sequence ATGCGAAGCCCGCGTGCTGCTCTGTTGCTCTTCCCGCTCTTCCTGACGTCGCCAAGCGCCTTGCGCGGGCAAATGCCGCAGGGCGCGGCCGCCGTCGCCGACACGTCGCCTTTTCGCGCGCTCACACTTCCGAGCCCTAACGAGTACCGAAGCGGATCGGGGCGCCCGGGGCCGCGCTACTGGCAGCAGCGCGTCGACTACCGCATCACAGCAACGCTGGACCCGGCGAGGAACGAGGTACGCGGAAGCGAGACGATTCACTATACGAACAACAGCCCCGACGCCCTGCCGTATATCTGGGTGTACCTCGAGCAGAATATCTGCGCACCGAACAGCATTACCAATCTCCTCAACCAGCCGCCGCTCGTTTTCCTCGGCTCCTCCTTCGATTTTTCCTGCCAGGGGTTCAACGGCGGGCTCATGCTCGATTCGGGAAGCGCGCGCGGTGCCGTGTTCGGCACGACGATGCGCATCGACCTGGCCACGCGACTCGCCGCGGGCGCGTCGACGGACCTCCGGTTCGCCTGGCATTTCGGCGTGCCCGCGCAGGGTGGAGGACGCATGGGACACGACGGCCCGCTGTATGAGATCGCTCAATGGTATCCGCGCGTCGCCGTCTACGACGACGTGAGAGGGTGGAACCACGAGCCCTACATCGGCGCGGGCGAGTTCTACCTCGAGTATGGCCGTTTCGACGTCGCGCTCACGTTGCCCGCGTCGTACATCGTTGCCGCGACGGGACGGCTCGCCAATCCGGAGCAGGTGCTGACCAGCACGCAGCGCTCGCGCCTAACGAGTGCGCGGCGATCGAAGAAGCCGGTCGCGATCATCACCAGGGAAGAAGCGGGCCGCGCCGATCGCACGCGTCCGACGACCCAGGGCTCGCTGACCTGGCATTTCACCGCCGACAGCGTGCGCGACTTTGCCTTCGCGGCGGGTCCCGACTTTCGCTGGGATGCGACAAGCTACGATGGCATCCTCATCGAGACGTTGTACCGGCCGACGGCGGACAAATGGGAAGAGGCGATCCGCATGGCGCACGACGCGATCAAGTACTTCAGCGATCAATGGTATCGCTATCCATATTCGCATGCGACGACGGTCGAGGGCCCGATCGAAGGAATGGAGTACCCGATGCTGACGTTCGTGCCGAATAGTCCCACGCGCGAGGATCAGCAGTGGGCGCTCTCGCACGAGTTCGGGCACGAGTGGTTCCCGATGATCGTTGGCTCGAACGAGCGGCTCTATCCGTGGATGGACGAAGGCTTCAACACGTTCATCGATCTCGCGGGCGCGGCGAAATACTTCGCGGGCACACCCTACGGTGACTCCATCGAGGTCCATCCCCTGCACCTCTACGGCGATCACGCCCAGCCAGGTAATGAGCAACCGTTGATCGAGAAGCCAGTCGAGGTTCGCGATCTCTTCTGGGGTGGCTACCAGAAACCGGCGCTCATGATGCAATTGCTTCGTTACGAGGTACTGGGCAAAGACCGGTTCGACGCGGCATTTCGCGAATACATTCGCACCTGGGCATTCAAGCATCCGACGCCCACCGATTTCTTCCACCTCATGCGTGACGAATCGGGGATGGAGCTCGATTGGTTCTGGCGAGACTGGATCTTCACGACGTCGCGTCTCGACCAGGGAGTTGACTCGGTCAGCAACGGCGTGATTCATCTGGCGAATCGCGGCACGATGGTCATGCCGGCTGAGCTCGCGATCACCTTCGCCGACGGTACACGCTCTACCGTTAGGCTTCCGGTCGAGATGTGGAATCTGGGATCGCGCTTCGACTATCGGGTGCCGGAGCGCAAACCGGTGCGGCGCGTCGAGGTCGATCCGCGGCACGCGCTCCCTGACGTCGATCGCAGCAATAACGTCTGGCCGAGGAGCTAG